A DNA window from Loxodonta africana isolate mLoxAfr1 chromosome 7, mLoxAfr1.hap2, whole genome shotgun sequence contains the following coding sequences:
- the KAT5 gene encoding histone acetyltransferase KAT5 isoform X5 produces MAEVGEIIEGCRLPVLRRNQDNEDEWPLAEILSVKDISGRKLFYVHYIDFNKRLDEWVTHERLDLKKIQFPKKEAKTPTKNGLPGSRPGSPEREVKRKVEVVSPATPVPSETAPASVFPQNGSARRAVAAQPGRKRKSNCLGTDEDSQDSSDGIPSAPRMTGSLVSDRSHDDIVTRMKNIECIELGRHRLKPWYFSPYPQELTTLPVLYLCEFCLKYGRSLKCLQRHLTKCDLRHPPGNEIYRKGTISFFEIDGRKNKSYSQNLCLLAKCFLDHKTLYYDTDPFLFYVMTEYDSKGFHIVGYFSKEKESTEDYNVACILTLPPYQRRGYGKLLIEFSYELSKVEGKTGTPEKPLSDLGLLSYRSYWSQTILEILMGLKSESGERPQITINEISEITSIKKEDVISTLQYLNLINYYKGQYILTLSEDIVDGHERAMLKRLLRIDSKCLHFTPKDWSKRGKW; encoded by the exons atgGCGGAGGTG GGGGAGATAATCGAGGGCTGCCGCCTGCCCGTTCTGCGGCGGAACCAGGACAACGAGGATGAGTGGC CCCTGGCCGAGATCCTCAGCGTGAAGGACATCAGTGGCCGGAAGCTTTTTTATGTTCACTACATTGACT TCAACAAACGTCTGGATGAATGGGTGACCCATGAGCGGCTGGACTTAAAGAAGATCCAGTTTCCCAAGAAAGAGGCCAAGACCCCCACCAAGAACGGGCTTCCTGGGTCCCGCCCCGGCTCTCCAGAGAGAGAGGTG AAACGGAAGGTGGAGGTGGTTTCACCAGCAACTCCGGTGCCCAGCGAGACAGCCCCAGCCTCAGTTTTTCCCCAG AATGGATCAGCCCGTAGGGCAGTGGCCGCTCAGCCAGGACGGAAGCGGAAATCAAATTGTTTGGGCACTGATGAG GACTCCCAGGACAGCTCAGATGGAATTCCATCGGCACCACGCATGACTGGTAGCCTGGTGTCCGACCGGAGTCACGACGACATAGTCACCCGGATGAAAAACATCGAGTGCATTGAGCTGGGCCGGCACCGCCTCAAGCCGTGGTACTTCTCCCCGTACCCACAAGAGCTCACCACGTTGCCTGTCCTCTATCTCTGCGAGTTCTGCCTCAAGTATGGCCGGAGTCTCAAGTGTCTGCAGCGTCACTTG ACCAAGTGCGACCTGCGACACCCCCCAGGCAACGAGATTTACCGCAAGGGCACCATCTCCTTTTTTGAGATTGATGGCCGCAAGAATAAG AGTTACTCCCAGAACTTGTGTCTTTTGGCCAAGTGTTTCCTCGACCACAAGACATTGTACTATGATACAGAccccttcctcttctatgttatGACCGAGTATGACAGCAAGGGCTTCCACATCGTGGGCTACTTCTCCAAG GAAAAGGAGTCGACCGAAGACTACAACGTGGCCTGCATCCTGACCCTGCCTCCTTACCAGCGCCGGGGCTACGGCAAGCTGCTGATCGAGTTCA GTTATgaactctccaaagtggaaggGAAAACAGGGACCCCTGAGAAGCCCCTCTCCGATCTTGGCCTCCTGTCCTATCGAAGCTACTGGTCCCAGACCATCCTGGAGATCCTGATGGGGCTGAAGTCAGAGAGCGGGGAGAGGCCACAGATCACCATCAA CGAGATCAGTGAGATCACTAGCATCAAGAAGGAGGATGTCATCTCCACCCTGCAGTACCTCAACCTCATCAACTACTACAAG GGCCAGTATATCCTCACGCTGTCGGAGGACATCGTGGATGGGCACGAACGGGCTATGCTCAAGCGGCTGCTTCGGATCGACTCCAAGTGTCTGCACTTCACTCCCAAGGACTGGAGCAAACGGGGAAAGTGGTGA
- the KAT5 gene encoding histone acetyltransferase KAT5 isoform X3, whose product MAEVGEIIEGCRLPVLRRNQDNEDEWPLAEILSVKDISGRKLFYVHYIDFNKRLDEWVTHERLDLKKIQFPKKEAKTPTKNGLPGSRPGSPEREVPASAQASGKTLPIPVQITLRFNLPKEREAIPGGEPDQPLSSSSCLQPNHRSTKRKVEVVSPATPVPSETAPASVFPQNGSARRAVAAQPGRKRKSNCLGTDEDSQDSSDGIPSAPRMTGSLVSDRSHDDIVTRMKNIECIELGRHRLKPWYFSPYPQELTTLPVLYLCEFCLKYGRSLKCLQRHLTKCDLRHPPGNEIYRKGTISFFEIDGRKNKSYSQNLCLLAKCFLDHKTLYYDTDPFLFYVMTEYDSKGFHIVGYFSKEKESTEDYNVACILTLPPYQRRGYGKLLIEFSYELSKVEGKTGTPEKPLSDLGLLSYRSYWSQTILEILMGLKSESGERPQITINEISEITSIKKEDVISTLQYLNLINYYKGQYILTLSEDIVDGHERAMLKRLLRIDSKCLHFTPKDWSKRGKW is encoded by the exons atgGCGGAGGTG GGGGAGATAATCGAGGGCTGCCGCCTGCCCGTTCTGCGGCGGAACCAGGACAACGAGGATGAGTGGC CCCTGGCCGAGATCCTCAGCGTGAAGGACATCAGTGGCCGGAAGCTTTTTTATGTTCACTACATTGACT TCAACAAACGTCTGGATGAATGGGTGACCCATGAGCGGCTGGACTTAAAGAAGATCCAGTTTCCCAAGAAAGAGGCCAAGACCCCCACCAAGAACGGGCTTCCTGGGTCCCGCCCCGGCTCTCCAGAGAGAGAGGTG CCGGCCTCCGCCCAGGCCAGCGGGAAGACCTTGCCAATCCCGGTCCAGATCACACTCCGCTTCAACCTGCCCAAGGAGCGGGAGGCCATCCCCGGTGGCGAGCCCGACCAGCCGCTCTCCTCCAGCTCCTGCCTGCAGCCCAATCACCGCTCTACG AAACGGAAGGTGGAGGTGGTTTCACCAGCAACTCCGGTGCCCAGCGAGACAGCCCCAGCCTCAGTTTTTCCCCAG AATGGATCAGCCCGTAGGGCAGTGGCCGCTCAGCCAGGACGGAAGCGGAAATCAAATTGTTTGGGCACTGATGAG GACTCCCAGGACAGCTCAGATGGAATTCCATCGGCACCACGCATGACTGGTAGCCTGGTGTCCGACCGGAGTCACGACGACATAGTCACCCGGATGAAAAACATCGAGTGCATTGAGCTGGGCCGGCACCGCCTCAAGCCGTGGTACTTCTCCCCGTACCCACAAGAGCTCACCACGTTGCCTGTCCTCTATCTCTGCGAGTTCTGCCTCAAGTATGGCCGGAGTCTCAAGTGTCTGCAGCGTCACTTG ACCAAGTGCGACCTGCGACACCCCCCAGGCAACGAGATTTACCGCAAGGGCACCATCTCCTTTTTTGAGATTGATGGCCGCAAGAATAAG AGTTACTCCCAGAACTTGTGTCTTTTGGCCAAGTGTTTCCTCGACCACAAGACATTGTACTATGATACAGAccccttcctcttctatgttatGACCGAGTATGACAGCAAGGGCTTCCACATCGTGGGCTACTTCTCCAAG GAAAAGGAGTCGACCGAAGACTACAACGTGGCCTGCATCCTGACCCTGCCTCCTTACCAGCGCCGGGGCTACGGCAAGCTGCTGATCGAGTTCA GTTATgaactctccaaagtggaaggGAAAACAGGGACCCCTGAGAAGCCCCTCTCCGATCTTGGCCTCCTGTCCTATCGAAGCTACTGGTCCCAGACCATCCTGGAGATCCTGATGGGGCTGAAGTCAGAGAGCGGGGAGAGGCCACAGATCACCATCAA CGAGATCAGTGAGATCACTAGCATCAAGAAGGAGGATGTCATCTCCACCCTGCAGTACCTCAACCTCATCAACTACTACAAG GGCCAGTATATCCTCACGCTGTCGGAGGACATCGTGGATGGGCACGAACGGGCTATGCTCAAGCGGCTGCTTCGGATCGACTCCAAGTGTCTGCACTTCACTCCCAAGGACTGGAGCAAACGGGGAAAGTGGTGA
- the KAT5 gene encoding histone acetyltransferase KAT5 isoform X4 has product MAEVVSPVPGAGRREPGEVGRARGPPVADPGAALSPQGEIIEGCRLPVLRRNQDNEDEWPLAEILSVKDISGRKLFYVHYIDFNKRLDEWVTHERLDLKKIQFPKKEAKTPTKNGLPGSRPGSPEREVKRKVEVVSPATPVPSETAPASVFPQNGSARRAVAAQPGRKRKSNCLGTDEDSQDSSDGIPSAPRMTGSLVSDRSHDDIVTRMKNIECIELGRHRLKPWYFSPYPQELTTLPVLYLCEFCLKYGRSLKCLQRHLTKCDLRHPPGNEIYRKGTISFFEIDGRKNKSYSQNLCLLAKCFLDHKTLYYDTDPFLFYVMTEYDSKGFHIVGYFSKEKESTEDYNVACILTLPPYQRRGYGKLLIEFSYELSKVEGKTGTPEKPLSDLGLLSYRSYWSQTILEILMGLKSESGERPQITINEISEITSIKKEDVISTLQYLNLINYYKGQYILTLSEDIVDGHERAMLKRLLRIDSKCLHFTPKDWSKRGKW; this is encoded by the exons atgGCGGAGGTGGTGAGTCCGGTGCCTGGGGCGGGGCGGAGGGAGCCAGGGGAGGTGGGTAGGGCCCGAGGCCCCCCAGTAGCCGACCCTGGCGCCGCGCTGTCTCCCCAGGGGGAGATAATCGAGGGCTGCCGCCTGCCCGTTCTGCGGCGGAACCAGGACAACGAGGATGAGTGGC CCCTGGCCGAGATCCTCAGCGTGAAGGACATCAGTGGCCGGAAGCTTTTTTATGTTCACTACATTGACT TCAACAAACGTCTGGATGAATGGGTGACCCATGAGCGGCTGGACTTAAAGAAGATCCAGTTTCCCAAGAAAGAGGCCAAGACCCCCACCAAGAACGGGCTTCCTGGGTCCCGCCCCGGCTCTCCAGAGAGAGAGGTG AAACGGAAGGTGGAGGTGGTTTCACCAGCAACTCCGGTGCCCAGCGAGACAGCCCCAGCCTCAGTTTTTCCCCAG AATGGATCAGCCCGTAGGGCAGTGGCCGCTCAGCCAGGACGGAAGCGGAAATCAAATTGTTTGGGCACTGATGAG GACTCCCAGGACAGCTCAGATGGAATTCCATCGGCACCACGCATGACTGGTAGCCTGGTGTCCGACCGGAGTCACGACGACATAGTCACCCGGATGAAAAACATCGAGTGCATTGAGCTGGGCCGGCACCGCCTCAAGCCGTGGTACTTCTCCCCGTACCCACAAGAGCTCACCACGTTGCCTGTCCTCTATCTCTGCGAGTTCTGCCTCAAGTATGGCCGGAGTCTCAAGTGTCTGCAGCGTCACTTG ACCAAGTGCGACCTGCGACACCCCCCAGGCAACGAGATTTACCGCAAGGGCACCATCTCCTTTTTTGAGATTGATGGCCGCAAGAATAAG AGTTACTCCCAGAACTTGTGTCTTTTGGCCAAGTGTTTCCTCGACCACAAGACATTGTACTATGATACAGAccccttcctcttctatgttatGACCGAGTATGACAGCAAGGGCTTCCACATCGTGGGCTACTTCTCCAAG GAAAAGGAGTCGACCGAAGACTACAACGTGGCCTGCATCCTGACCCTGCCTCCTTACCAGCGCCGGGGCTACGGCAAGCTGCTGATCGAGTTCA GTTATgaactctccaaagtggaaggGAAAACAGGGACCCCTGAGAAGCCCCTCTCCGATCTTGGCCTCCTGTCCTATCGAAGCTACTGGTCCCAGACCATCCTGGAGATCCTGATGGGGCTGAAGTCAGAGAGCGGGGAGAGGCCACAGATCACCATCAA CGAGATCAGTGAGATCACTAGCATCAAGAAGGAGGATGTCATCTCCACCCTGCAGTACCTCAACCTCATCAACTACTACAAG GGCCAGTATATCCTCACGCTGTCGGAGGACATCGTGGATGGGCACGAACGGGCTATGCTCAAGCGGCTGCTTCGGATCGACTCCAAGTGTCTGCACTTCACTCCCAAGGACTGGAGCAAACGGGGAAAGTGGTGA
- the KAT5 gene encoding histone acetyltransferase KAT5 isoform X2 yields MAEVGEIIEGCRLPVLRRNQDNEDEWPLAEILSVKDISGRKLFYVHYIDFNKRLDEWVTHERLDLKKIQFPKKEAKTPTKNGLPGSRPGSPEREVRKTLDLFLQPASAQASGKTLPIPVQITLRFNLPKEREAIPGGEPDQPLSSSSCLQPNHRSTKRKVEVVSPATPVPSETAPASVFPQNGSARRAVAAQPGRKRKSNCLGTDEDSQDSSDGIPSAPRMTGSLVSDRSHDDIVTRMKNIECIELGRHRLKPWYFSPYPQELTTLPVLYLCEFCLKYGRSLKCLQRHLTKCDLRHPPGNEIYRKGTISFFEIDGRKNKSYSQNLCLLAKCFLDHKTLYYDTDPFLFYVMTEYDSKGFHIVGYFSKEKESTEDYNVACILTLPPYQRRGYGKLLIEFSYELSKVEGKTGTPEKPLSDLGLLSYRSYWSQTILEILMGLKSESGERPQITINEISEITSIKKEDVISTLQYLNLINYYKGQYILTLSEDIVDGHERAMLKRLLRIDSKCLHFTPKDWSKRGKW; encoded by the exons atgGCGGAGGTG GGGGAGATAATCGAGGGCTGCCGCCTGCCCGTTCTGCGGCGGAACCAGGACAACGAGGATGAGTGGC CCCTGGCCGAGATCCTCAGCGTGAAGGACATCAGTGGCCGGAAGCTTTTTTATGTTCACTACATTGACT TCAACAAACGTCTGGATGAATGGGTGACCCATGAGCGGCTGGACTTAAAGAAGATCCAGTTTCCCAAGAAAGAGGCCAAGACCCCCACCAAGAACGGGCTTCCTGGGTCCCGCCCCGGCTCTCCAGAGAGAGAGGTG aggaagaccctggacctATTTCTACAGCCGGCCTCCGCCCAGGCCAGCGGGAAGACCTTGCCAATCCCGGTCCAGATCACACTCCGCTTCAACCTGCCCAAGGAGCGGGAGGCCATCCCCGGTGGCGAGCCCGACCAGCCGCTCTCCTCCAGCTCCTGCCTGCAGCCCAATCACCGCTCTACG AAACGGAAGGTGGAGGTGGTTTCACCAGCAACTCCGGTGCCCAGCGAGACAGCCCCAGCCTCAGTTTTTCCCCAG AATGGATCAGCCCGTAGGGCAGTGGCCGCTCAGCCAGGACGGAAGCGGAAATCAAATTGTTTGGGCACTGATGAG GACTCCCAGGACAGCTCAGATGGAATTCCATCGGCACCACGCATGACTGGTAGCCTGGTGTCCGACCGGAGTCACGACGACATAGTCACCCGGATGAAAAACATCGAGTGCATTGAGCTGGGCCGGCACCGCCTCAAGCCGTGGTACTTCTCCCCGTACCCACAAGAGCTCACCACGTTGCCTGTCCTCTATCTCTGCGAGTTCTGCCTCAAGTATGGCCGGAGTCTCAAGTGTCTGCAGCGTCACTTG ACCAAGTGCGACCTGCGACACCCCCCAGGCAACGAGATTTACCGCAAGGGCACCATCTCCTTTTTTGAGATTGATGGCCGCAAGAATAAG AGTTACTCCCAGAACTTGTGTCTTTTGGCCAAGTGTTTCCTCGACCACAAGACATTGTACTATGATACAGAccccttcctcttctatgttatGACCGAGTATGACAGCAAGGGCTTCCACATCGTGGGCTACTTCTCCAAG GAAAAGGAGTCGACCGAAGACTACAACGTGGCCTGCATCCTGACCCTGCCTCCTTACCAGCGCCGGGGCTACGGCAAGCTGCTGATCGAGTTCA GTTATgaactctccaaagtggaaggGAAAACAGGGACCCCTGAGAAGCCCCTCTCCGATCTTGGCCTCCTGTCCTATCGAAGCTACTGGTCCCAGACCATCCTGGAGATCCTGATGGGGCTGAAGTCAGAGAGCGGGGAGAGGCCACAGATCACCATCAA CGAGATCAGTGAGATCACTAGCATCAAGAAGGAGGATGTCATCTCCACCCTGCAGTACCTCAACCTCATCAACTACTACAAG GGCCAGTATATCCTCACGCTGTCGGAGGACATCGTGGATGGGCACGAACGGGCTATGCTCAAGCGGCTGCTTCGGATCGACTCCAAGTGTCTGCACTTCACTCCCAAGGACTGGAGCAAACGGGGAAAGTGGTGA
- the KAT5 gene encoding histone acetyltransferase KAT5 isoform X1 gives MAEVVSPVPGAGRREPGEVGRARGPPVADPGAALSPQGEIIEGCRLPVLRRNQDNEDEWPLAEILSVKDISGRKLFYVHYIDFNKRLDEWVTHERLDLKKIQFPKKEAKTPTKNGLPGSRPGSPEREVPASAQASGKTLPIPVQITLRFNLPKEREAIPGGEPDQPLSSSSCLQPNHRSTKRKVEVVSPATPVPSETAPASVFPQNGSARRAVAAQPGRKRKSNCLGTDEDSQDSSDGIPSAPRMTGSLVSDRSHDDIVTRMKNIECIELGRHRLKPWYFSPYPQELTTLPVLYLCEFCLKYGRSLKCLQRHLTKCDLRHPPGNEIYRKGTISFFEIDGRKNKSYSQNLCLLAKCFLDHKTLYYDTDPFLFYVMTEYDSKGFHIVGYFSKEKESTEDYNVACILTLPPYQRRGYGKLLIEFSYELSKVEGKTGTPEKPLSDLGLLSYRSYWSQTILEILMGLKSESGERPQITINEISEITSIKKEDVISTLQYLNLINYYKGQYILTLSEDIVDGHERAMLKRLLRIDSKCLHFTPKDWSKRGKW, from the exons atgGCGGAGGTGGTGAGTCCGGTGCCTGGGGCGGGGCGGAGGGAGCCAGGGGAGGTGGGTAGGGCCCGAGGCCCCCCAGTAGCCGACCCTGGCGCCGCGCTGTCTCCCCAGGGGGAGATAATCGAGGGCTGCCGCCTGCCCGTTCTGCGGCGGAACCAGGACAACGAGGATGAGTGGC CCCTGGCCGAGATCCTCAGCGTGAAGGACATCAGTGGCCGGAAGCTTTTTTATGTTCACTACATTGACT TCAACAAACGTCTGGATGAATGGGTGACCCATGAGCGGCTGGACTTAAAGAAGATCCAGTTTCCCAAGAAAGAGGCCAAGACCCCCACCAAGAACGGGCTTCCTGGGTCCCGCCCCGGCTCTCCAGAGAGAGAGGTG CCGGCCTCCGCCCAGGCCAGCGGGAAGACCTTGCCAATCCCGGTCCAGATCACACTCCGCTTCAACCTGCCCAAGGAGCGGGAGGCCATCCCCGGTGGCGAGCCCGACCAGCCGCTCTCCTCCAGCTCCTGCCTGCAGCCCAATCACCGCTCTACG AAACGGAAGGTGGAGGTGGTTTCACCAGCAACTCCGGTGCCCAGCGAGACAGCCCCAGCCTCAGTTTTTCCCCAG AATGGATCAGCCCGTAGGGCAGTGGCCGCTCAGCCAGGACGGAAGCGGAAATCAAATTGTTTGGGCACTGATGAG GACTCCCAGGACAGCTCAGATGGAATTCCATCGGCACCACGCATGACTGGTAGCCTGGTGTCCGACCGGAGTCACGACGACATAGTCACCCGGATGAAAAACATCGAGTGCATTGAGCTGGGCCGGCACCGCCTCAAGCCGTGGTACTTCTCCCCGTACCCACAAGAGCTCACCACGTTGCCTGTCCTCTATCTCTGCGAGTTCTGCCTCAAGTATGGCCGGAGTCTCAAGTGTCTGCAGCGTCACTTG ACCAAGTGCGACCTGCGACACCCCCCAGGCAACGAGATTTACCGCAAGGGCACCATCTCCTTTTTTGAGATTGATGGCCGCAAGAATAAG AGTTACTCCCAGAACTTGTGTCTTTTGGCCAAGTGTTTCCTCGACCACAAGACATTGTACTATGATACAGAccccttcctcttctatgttatGACCGAGTATGACAGCAAGGGCTTCCACATCGTGGGCTACTTCTCCAAG GAAAAGGAGTCGACCGAAGACTACAACGTGGCCTGCATCCTGACCCTGCCTCCTTACCAGCGCCGGGGCTACGGCAAGCTGCTGATCGAGTTCA GTTATgaactctccaaagtggaaggGAAAACAGGGACCCCTGAGAAGCCCCTCTCCGATCTTGGCCTCCTGTCCTATCGAAGCTACTGGTCCCAGACCATCCTGGAGATCCTGATGGGGCTGAAGTCAGAGAGCGGGGAGAGGCCACAGATCACCATCAA CGAGATCAGTGAGATCACTAGCATCAAGAAGGAGGATGTCATCTCCACCCTGCAGTACCTCAACCTCATCAACTACTACAAG GGCCAGTATATCCTCACGCTGTCGGAGGACATCGTGGATGGGCACGAACGGGCTATGCTCAAGCGGCTGCTTCGGATCGACTCCAAGTGTCTGCACTTCACTCCCAAGGACTGGAGCAAACGGGGAAAGTGGTGA